The sequence GCCGCCTGGAGGACACCGCGGACGGCATCGAGGAGGTGTCCCGCCACTGCGGATACGGCACCCCCGAGGCCATGCGCCGGGCCTTCGTCCGCGTCCTGGGCGCGGCCCCCGCCGAATACCGCCGCCGCTTCCAGCCGGCCCCCGTGCCCGCCCGTTGACCCACCCGACCACCACCGACCGACCCACCACCAGGAGCCAGCCCATGCAGATCGCCATCCTCCTCTTCGACCGCTTCACCACCCTGGACGCCGCCGGCCCGTACGAGACCCTCAGCCGGCTGCCGGGCGCCGAGACGGTGTTCGTCGCCGAGCGGACCGGCACCCACCGCACCGACCTCGGCTCCCTCGGCATGGTCGCCGACGCCGTGCTCGCCGACGTCACCGAGCCCGACATCCTCGTCGTGCCCGGCGGGCCGGGGCAGATCGCGCACATGGACAACGGTGCGCTGCACGAGTGGATCCGCGCCGTGGACGCCCACACCACCTGGACGACTTCCGTGTGCAGCGGCTCCCTGCTGCTGGGCGCGGCGGGCCTCCTCAAGGGCCGCCGCGCCACCTCCCACTGGCTGGCGTTGGAGCAGCTGCGGGGGCTGGGGGCCGAGCCCACGGGGGAGCGGGTGGTCTTCGACGGCAAGTACGTCACGGCGGCCGGCGTCTCGTCCGGTATCGACATGGGGCTGGCCCTGGCCGGCCGGATCGCCGGGGACGCCGTCGCCCAGTCGATCCAGCTCGGCATCGAGTACGACCCGCAGCCGCCGTACGACGCGGGTTCCCCTGACAAGGCCCCGGCCGAGATCACCGCGGCCATGCGCGAACTGAGCCGTTTCGTGCTCGCCGGGGAGACGCAGAGCGCTCCGGAGAAGTAGCGCGCCCCGCAGGAGGAGAGCGACCCGCCCGTTACCCCGCGGGCCAGGTGAAGCGCGGCGCCCGGCGCTCCAGGAAGGCGGCGGCACCCTCCACGGTGTCGCCGCTCTCGCGCGCCTGCGCGGCCCAGTACGCGCCGCGCTCCTCGGCCTCGTCGGGCGAAACGTCCCACGTCCCGTCCGCGAACTCCTTGGCCGCGGTCTGCGTCAGCAGCGACCGGCCGGCCAGTACGGCGGTGAAGTCCGCGACCCGCTTGTCCAACTCGCCCTCGGGCAGCACCTCGTCCACCAGCCCCGTGCGCAGCGCCCGCGCGCCGTCGATCAACTCCCCCGAGAACAAGAGGTACTTGGCGGCCGAGGGCCCGATCAGCCGGACCAGCCGCCGGGTGGCGGACGCCGGATAGACGACCCCCAGCTTCGCCGGAGTCACCCCGAACAGCGCCCCCTCCTCCGCGAACCGCAGATCGCAGGCGGCCGCCAGCTGGCAGCCGCCGCCCACGCAGTACCCGCGGATCACCGCCAGCGTCGGCCCGGGGAACGCCGCCAGCGCCTCCTCGGCCGCCACCGCCAGCCCCTGGGACTCGCCCGCCCCCTCCCGCAGCGCCCCGATGTCCGCTCCCGCGCAGAAGGTCGTGCCCTCGCCCGTCAGCACCAGCTGCCGTACGCCACGGTCGCCCGCCAGCCGTTCCAGCAGCGGCGGAAGCTCCCGCCACATCGGGACGGTCATCGCGTTGCGCTTGCCGAGGTTGCTTATGGTGACGGTCGCTGTGCCGTCGCTGACATGCGTTTTCAGGCCCGGTTCCATGCCCGGATAGTAGAGCGACCGCGGCGCGGACGGCCGGATACGATCGGCGGCCTGATGTCAGCAACCCTTGTCGCCAAAGACCTCGCCGCCGGCCACGGCGAGCGCGTCCTGTTCTCCGGCCTCGATCTGGTCGTCGCCCCCGGCGAGGTGATCGGCCTCGTCGGCGCCAACGGCGCGGGCAAGTCCACGCTGCTGCGCCTCCTGGCCGGTCTGGACACCCCGGAGGAGGGCAAGCTCGCGCTCAGCCCGCCCACCGCGACCGTCGGCCATCTCCCGCAGGAGCCCGACCGCCGCCCGGGAGAGTCCGTACGGGAGTTCCTCGGCCGCCGCACCGGTGTCGCCGAGGCCCAGCGCGCGCTGGACGCCACGACCCAGGCGCTGGCCGAGGAGCGCCCCGGCGCGGACGACGCCTACGCCGTCGCCCTGGAGCGCTGGCTCGCGCTGGGCGCCGCCGACCTCGACGACCGCGCCGAGGAGACCGCCGCCCAGCTCGGCCTCACGGTCGGCCTCGACCGGCCGATGACCTCCCTGTCCGGTGGCCAGGCCGCCCGCGCCTCGCTCGCCTCGCTGCTGCTCTCGCGCTACGACATCTTCCTCCTGGACGAGCCCACCAACGACCTCGATCTGGACGGCCTGCGCCGCCTGGAGACCTTCGTCACCGGGCTGCGCGCCGGCACGGTCCTGGTCAGCCACGACCGCGAGTTCCTCACCCGTACCGTCAGCCGCGTCGTCGAGCTCGACCTCGCCCAGCAGCAGGTCAACACCTACGGCGGCGGCTACACCGCGTACCTGGAGGAGCGCGAGCGGGCCCGCCGGCACGCCCGCGAGGAGTACGAGGAGTACGCCGAGACCAGGGCCGCCCTGGAGACCCGCGCCCACACCCAGCGCAACTGGATGGAAAAGGGCGTCCGGAACGCCCGCCGCAAGGCCACCGACAACGACAAGATCGCCCGCAAGGGTCGGGTCGAGGCCACCGAGAAGCAGGCCGCCAAGGCCAAGCAGACCCAGCGGCTGATCGAGCGGCTGGAGGTCGTCGAGGAGCCGCGCAAGGAGTGGGAGCTGCGGATGGAGATCGCCGCGGCGCCCCGGGCGGGCGCGGTGGTGGCCACCCTGCGCGGCGCCGAGGCCCGCCGCGGCGACTTCCGCTTCGGCCCCGTGGACCTCCAAGTCGACTGGGCGGACCGGGTCGCCATCACGGGCCCCAACGGCTCCGGCAAATCCACCCTGCTCGCCGCCCTCCTCGGCCGGCTCCCGCTGGACGCCGGCCACGCCGCGCTCGGCCCCGGCGTGGTGGTCGGCGAGATCGACCAGGCGCGCGGTCAGCTCCTCAAGGGACGCAGCCAGGGGGACGAGCCCCTGATGGACGCCTTCCGGGCCTGCGTACCGGATCTCTCGCCCGCCGACGTCCGCACCCTGCTGGCGAAATTCGGCCTGAAAGCGACGCATGTGCTGCGCCCGGCGCACACCCTCTCGCCGGGTGAGCGGACCCGCGCCGCCCTGGCCCTCCTCCAGGGCCGCGGCGTCAATCTCCTCGTCCTGGACGAGCCCACCAACCACCTCGACCTCCCGGCCATCGAACAGCTGGAGTCGGCGCTCGCCTCGTATCCGGGCACGCTGCTGCTCGTCACCCACGACCGGCGGATGTTGGACGCGGTGCACACCACGCGCCGGATCGAGGTCGACGGCGGGCGGATCACGGACCGTCAGGTGTGAGCCGGACCACTCCGCACCGTTCATCCGCTCATCGATTTGGCCCTGCGTCCCCCGCCCCGTACTGTGGTGTTCACCGACGCGGGGTGGAGCAGCTCGGTAGCTCGCTGGGCTCATAACCCAGAGGTCGCAGGTTCAAATCCTGTCCCCGCTACTCAGTAGGACGGCAGGCCCGGTGCTCAGGCATCGGGCCTGCCGTCGTCTGCGGCCCGGCCCTCGGGTGTGTGCTGCCGGCCGTGGCGCAGACCGTTCGGCCGTTCTTCCCAGCCGTTCCTGTAGTACGGCACAAAGCGGGCAAGAGTAGTCGCTCGGTCGAGCGGACCGTGCGAAATCAGCCAGAAGACGTCAATAGGCGCTGACTTGCGTTC is a genomic window of Streptomyces gilvosporeus containing:
- a CDS encoding DJ-1/PfpI family protein; amino-acid sequence: MQIAILLFDRFTTLDAAGPYETLSRLPGAETVFVAERTGTHRTDLGSLGMVADAVLADVTEPDILVVPGGPGQIAHMDNGALHEWIRAVDAHTTWTTSVCSGSLLLGAAGLLKGRRATSHWLALEQLRGLGAEPTGERVVFDGKYVTAAGVSSGIDMGLALAGRIAGDAVAQSIQLGIEYDPQPPYDAGSPDKAPAEITAAMRELSRFVLAGETQSAPEK
- a CDS encoding enoyl-CoA hydratase/isomerase family protein; translation: MEPGLKTHVSDGTATVTISNLGKRNAMTVPMWRELPPLLERLAGDRGVRQLVLTGEGTTFCAGADIGALREGAGESQGLAVAAEEALAAFPGPTLAVIRGYCVGGGCQLAAACDLRFAEEGALFGVTPAKLGVVYPASATRRLVRLIGPSAAKYLLFSGELIDGARALRTGLVDEVLPEGELDKRVADFTAVLAGRSLLTQTAAKEFADGTWDVSPDEAEERGAYWAAQARESGDTVEGAAAFLERRAPRFTWPAG
- a CDS encoding ABC-F family ATP-binding cassette domain-containing protein, producing the protein MSATLVAKDLAAGHGERVLFSGLDLVVAPGEVIGLVGANGAGKSTLLRLLAGLDTPEEGKLALSPPTATVGHLPQEPDRRPGESVREFLGRRTGVAEAQRALDATTQALAEERPGADDAYAVALERWLALGAADLDDRAEETAAQLGLTVGLDRPMTSLSGGQAARASLASLLLSRYDIFLLDEPTNDLDLDGLRRLETFVTGLRAGTVLVSHDREFLTRTVSRVVELDLAQQQVNTYGGGYTAYLEERERARRHAREEYEEYAETRAALETRAHTQRNWMEKGVRNARRKATDNDKIARKGRVEATEKQAAKAKQTQRLIERLEVVEEPRKEWELRMEIAAAPRAGAVVATLRGAEARRGDFRFGPVDLQVDWADRVAITGPNGSGKSTLLAALLGRLPLDAGHAALGPGVVVGEIDQARGQLLKGRSQGDEPLMDAFRACVPDLSPADVRTLLAKFGLKATHVLRPAHTLSPGERTRAALALLQGRGVNLLVLDEPTNHLDLPAIEQLESALASYPGTLLLVTHDRRMLDAVHTTRRIEVDGGRITDRQV